Proteins co-encoded in one Aspergillus luchuensis IFO 4308 DNA, chromosome 6, nearly complete sequence genomic window:
- a CDS encoding uncharacterized protein (COG:S;~EggNog:ENOG410PSN3;~InterPro:IPR023213;~antiSMASH:Cluster_6.1), giving the protein MSWTKQTDYWSRPLDCHDRLFQFIGESGKPLGREHWLTIGAVQLDFPNNNNNPEKIITELRNAWKTLRMRYPDIAGELHAHEKRYYPITSPEALESWCNNTFKIEDAAQSADDLFTNKLHITDPHATAHWIPSSQEFCIVSAHWRWDGSGLAMVLDQFLSELQAPTITTTTTSSFDGSEATRLIPSLDAIIGMPASPEARNPEWSRRADELLATFLEGQPSIGLPVLDPTALPAKSLRTEHVVPADQATALRRACRARNITLTTAMHASAIIETARAAAAHSTNLSSRYISWQAFDLRKYLPPPYDGPIHGPSLRMVGLPLNVEATPTTNWSDLVETIQPLYRQSWNLADSDMMFVRAPFVEKATAMFQAAAAAGAPQPTEPNINSLGPIDRLIRESYGEVKVKGLVLMVQMLAQQLYVHCWSWRDELHLSASYNEAYYEKGFVEEWLKAMKENMVLNLLGDEADTNKGALL; this is encoded by the coding sequence atgtcctGGACCAAACAAACCGACTACTGGAGCCGTCCCCTAGACTGCCATGACCGCCTCTTCCAATTCATCGGCGAATCAGGCAAACCACTCGGTCGCGAACACTGGCTCACCATCGGTGCCGTCCAGCTCGACTTCcccaacaataacaacaaccccgagaagatcatcacAGAACTACGCAATGCCTGGAAAACCCTCCGCATGCGCTATCCCGACATCGCCGGCGAACTGCACGCCCACGAAAAGCGCTACTACCCGATCACAAGCCCTGAAGCTTTAGAATCCTGGTGCAACAACACCTTCAAGATCGAAGACGCAGCGCAATCCGCCGATGACCTCTTCACCAACAAGCTGCACATCACAGACCCGCATGCAACCGCGCACTGGATTCCCAGCAGCCAGGAATTCTGCATCGTCTCAGCCCACTGGCGCTGGGACGGCAGCGGGCTCGCCATGGTACTGGACCAGTTCCTCTCCGAGCTGCAAGCtccaaccatcaccaccaccacaacctccTCATTCGACGGCAGCGAAGCCACCCGACTCATCCCCTCGTTGgacgccatcatcggcatgcCTGCTTCCCCCGAAGCCAGAAACCCCGAATGGTCTCGTCGCGCCGACGAACTCCTCGCTACCTTCCTCGAAGGCCAACCCTCCATAGGCCTCCCCGTGCTCGATCCCACAGCCTTACCCGCAAAGTCTCTCCGCACGGAGCATGTCGTGCCTGCGGACCAGGCGACCGCGCTGCGTCGCGCCTGTCGTGCGAGAAACATCACCCTCACGACAGCTATGCATGCCTCTGCAATTATTGAGACGGcgcgtgctgctgctgctcattcTACCAATCTATCATCGCGCTACATCTCCTGGCAAGCCTTCGATCTCCGCAAATACCTGCCCCCACCCTACGACGGCCCCATTCACGGCCCGTCCCTGCGCATGGTCGGCCTCCCGCTGAATGTCGAAGCCACGCCGACAACTAACTGGTCTGACCTCGTCGAAACCATCCAGCCGCTGTACCGTCAGTCGTGGAACTTGGCTGATAGTGACATGATGTTTGTCAGGGCGCCGTTCGTCGAAAAGGCCACGGCTATGTTCcaggctgcggctgcggcgggAGCGCCGCAACCCACGGAGCCAAATATCAATAGTTTGGGGCCTATAGATCGATTGATCAGGGAGAGTtatggggaggtgaaggttAAGGGGTTGGTGCTTATGGTGCAGATGTTGGCGCAGCAGTTGTATGTGCAttgttggagttggagggaTGAGTTGCATTTGAGTGCGAGTTATAATGAGGCGTATTATGAAAAGGGGTTTGTGGAGGAGTGGCTGAAGGCTATGAAGGAGAATATGGTCTTGAATTTGTTGGGGGATGAGGCTGATACGAATAAGGGTGCGTTgctttga
- a CDS encoding type I iterative PKS (COG:Q;~EggNog:ENOG410PJA1;~InterPro:IPR016036,IPR016035,IPR016039,IPR018201, IPR042104,IPR014030,IPR011032,IPR013968,IPR013154, IPR001227,IPR032821,IPR014031,IPR014043,IPR002328, IPR020807,IPR020843,IPR020841,IPR013149,IPR029063, IPR036291,IPR013217;~PFAM:PF00109,PF08659,PF13561,PF13489,PF08240, PF02801,PF00698,PF13847,PF13649,PF13602,PF14765,PF00107, PF00106,PF08242,PF08241;~SMCOG1022:Beta-ketoacyl synthase;~antiSMASH:Cluster_6.1;~go_function: GO:0004315 - 3-oxoacyl-[acyl-carrier-protein] synthase activity [Evidence IEA];~go_function: GO:0008270 - zinc ion binding [Evidence IEA];~go_function: GO:0016491 - oxidoreductase activity [Evidence IEA];~go_function: GO:0016740 - transferase activity [Evidence IEA];~go_function: GO:0016746 - transferase activity, transferring acyl groups [Evidence IEA];~go_process: GO:0006633 - fatty acid biosynthetic process [Evidence IEA];~go_process: GO:0055114 - oxidation-reduction process [Evidence IEA]), with amino-acid sequence MQLLTTDGLVSRGGALQCSQTLDGSDPVAVVGFSLRFPQDATSPQSFWEILQEGRSVTTEVPSDRFNINGFYHPDASRNDTVNARGGHFLKENVAAFDAPFFSMSPGEVESLDPQQRGLLETTYRALENAGIPIERAAGSATSVYVGALGVEYNRFFEFDEEVQATYKATGNSGAILANRLSWFYDLRGPSMTIETACSSSLIGLHLACQSLRSKESRMSLVCGSQLYLEPMTSAISLSALQFISPDSRCHSFGADGNGYAKGEGFGVLVLKRLSDAIADGDVIRAVVRATATNQDGRTPGISQPSQAAQEMLIREAYRSGGLDLASTRLFEAHGPGTKLGDPIEAGAIKSVFQKHRSPNDPMHIGAVKANIGHLEATAGLAGLIKTILSLEKGIIPPIAGFKEVNPRIPADEWNLKFPTKPLPWPTDGLRRASVNAFGYGGSNAHAVLDDAYNYLREHGLEAHHVTAKRPPSLAILENGVSNDATNSITNGHRNGYTNSHANGHTNGHANGHTYGDTNGHATNGYNRHDGNGMTVSNGTACDEAEETPYVFTWSASDSNGIERLGAAYDGYLNRIDPHDASEDLLRDLAYTLSNKRSVLPWKSFALAGNLGSLKTQVQNMPKPVRSSTSPRINFVFTGQGAQWARMGIELLKFETFRQSILKADSYLKGVGSSWSLIEELHKPADSSQIDSPALAQPLCTALQVALVELLEGWGVTPWGVVGHSSGEIAAAFCAGAISRESAWTIAYFRGALAARVAESKTGDRGAMMAVGLSVSELQPHFDEISAVHGKQCLSIGCINSANNITVTGLDNSIDALKVRLDERQVFARKLKIPVAYHSSHMQVIAEEYKNLLQGICPPDQSSRKGETPVFVSSVTGQPVPVKQLSLPQYWVKNLVSTVRFSEALGELSQASRNAGSNTQVDHYVEIGPHAAMQRAVMDNVPQSENVKYDAAMRRGVSGLKSLQQLSGKLWTEGYPVKIEAVNSHGSNRPAKMVVDLPEYPFNHSQTYWLESRLFKNYRMRDNIRHELVGIPTNDWNPLEPKFRFTIRVSDLPWLTDHRLNGSPVYPAAGMAVMAIEAARHLVKPDHAVRGYRLRDVRIFSALVVPETPEGVESQIFLRNAENSRTTGVQTVECREFNVYVYSDNEWREVCAGSVVTEYEETPDEVYGGDERSLTKNYYQTMYQQAVDRCSATSTQQVFYDAGHKIGYGFGPLFNTLHDLAYDPEGDQAVAVVEPDEWRGKVPEKNSQVQPHIIHPTALDGVFQVTAVATTKGGTELGPLQAPTQLRDFWISHDLFERKPSTKLNVLAQTTLQAARETDSFILAINSDTGEPAIVIEGYRVTTVSSLSYKPSEKRNIFYRLDWKPDVDIISSSQTEAYCLDKETIPVQWKPSKNVVTLHYMSEMLKELDAQGYETSSPYFQRYLAWVRYHFDLLGDSNPLLQAPWKDILADNSRRENYLEEFAATGPVEGAVNSFCKHLAAIVREEVDPLDLLFNQGLAKDLYKDEIFVTTAKRMAVFMDLLAHKNSKLDILEIGAGTGSGTQQILSALGKQGSDQGVTPRYQSYTFTDISPGFFEKAKAKFADHVDRMTFQTLDIERDPAEQGFTPGGYDVVIAATVLHATQCVSDTLSHARSLLKPGGYIILMEPTNKHDTVLNGIWGTLPGWWRSTEEDRKWCPLYSRDEWDHYLKQTGYTGVEMAITDFPDVENHTLSFLLSRASHEEPSQVQLPDSLFIAADTEFQLKVAEEIAYYFSSTWGKQCDILKPVAISEQTSQSNVCLSLLDLGRPFLAAMSGKDFARFKRLVDFSSHIYWITTGTDVNAALPENAMSSGFSRAAMLEKPGLYWANLNIQDIASAGKTICSVLQRSCGASGVEDWEGDYCETSDMTLIPRVVEANDINDYVYSQTGDRDIERRQLASEPHEALEIQFSPGQLGSFRYARDEIPSKPLAEDEVEVTVKATGVNFADVMCVLGQITDSYIGHEYGGVVRRVGSAVKDLAPGDRVCGMASGTFKTFVRNKVHTTIPIPDHIAFTDAFPAVWLTALYGITHLGRLRKGESVLIHAAAGAVGQAAIQLAQNIGADVFVTVSSTVKKNLLQERYGIPDDRFFSSRKLAFGKQILRATNGRGVDVVLNSSSGEALAETWKCVAPLGRFVEIGKRDIYSFQKLAMYQFSKNVTFSSLDLQTVYKNHPAVIKQLMNELHELLFAKKLGPPQPVTQFSRGEFESAFRYLQTGRHMGKAVINWEEEAEVSVVPSNDPEYVFDSAASYMIAGGLGGIGRSLSRWLTTRGVKNLILLSRSGAVSDDAIELVKELTERGVNVATPQCDVSNAESLASAISDCKQTMPPVKGVIQASMVLKDRLFDNMSLAEWQAVLDPKVAGTWNLHHQLPANMDFFVILSSLGGMIGSRGQSQYNAAATFQDAFARHRWAHGQKCISIDVGLLTSVGYVAEQKDVSERWVNAGFDALSEKELHSVVDWACNPRLNV; translated from the exons ATGCAACTACTAACGACTGACGGCCTTGTCTCCCGCGGTGGAGCACTACAGTGTTCTCAGACTCTTGACGGGTCTGATCCTGTGGCCGTCGTGGGCTTCTCCTTGAGATTCCCCCAGGATGCCACCTCCCCGCAATCCTTCTGGGAAATACTCCAAGAAGGTCGATCCGTCACAACAGAAGTTCCTTCTGACCGATTCAATATAAATGGCTTCTACCACCCAGATGCGTCTCGAAATGACACA GTAAACGCGCGGGGTGGCCATTTCTTAAAAGAGAATGTGGCAGCCTTTGACGCACCATTCTTTTCCATGAGCCCCGGTGAGGTCGAAAGCTTGGATCCGCAGCAACGGGGCTTGCTGGAGACAACCTACAGGGCCCTCGAGAATG CTGGCATTCCCATCGAAAGAGCAGCGGGCTCCGCCACCTCCGTCTATGTCGGGGCGTTGGGAGTGGAGTACAACCGATTCTTCGAATTTGACGAAGAGGTCCAGGCCACGTATAAGGCTACCGGTAACTCAGGAGCCATCTTAGCGAACCGGCTGAGTTGGTTCTACGATCTGCGGGGGCCGAGTATGACCATTGAAACAGCTTGCTCGAGCAGCTTGATTGGCCTGCACCTTGCCTGTCAGAGCCTTCGCTCGAAGGAGTCGCGAATG AGTTTGGTATGCGGCTCACAGCTCTACCTGGAGCCAATGACAAGCGCGATCTCGCTCTCCGCTCTGCAATTTATTTCTCCTGACAGTCGCTGCCACAGCTTTGGGGCTGATGGTAACGGGTATGCCAAGGGCGAAGGGTTCGGCGTCCTGGTACTGAAGCGGTTAAGTGATGCTATAGCTGATGGCGATGTAATCCGAGCGGTGGTCCGAGCGACTGCGACGAACCAAGATGGGCGCACTCCTGGTATCTCTCAGCCAAGTCAGGCAGCTCAGGAGATGTTGATCCGAGAGGCGTACCGTTCGGGTGGTCTGGATCTCGCATCCACCCGGTTGTTTGAGGCCCATGGTCCGGGAACGAAACTAGGTGATCCCATTGAAGCAGGTGCCATCAAATCAGTCTTCCAGAAACATCGCAGCCCGAACGACCCCATGCACATTGGTGCGGTGAAGGCCAACATCGGCCATCTAGAAGCGACAGCTGGTCTGGCGGGTTTGATCAAGACAATTCTGAGTCTGGAGAAAGGCATCATCCCCCCGATAGCTGGATTTAAAGAGGTCAACCCTCGGATTCCGGCAGATGAATGGAACCTAAAGTTCCCGACCAAGCCGCTTCCGTGGCCCACAGATGGTCTCCGACGGGCATCGGTCAACGCATTTGGCTATGGAGGATCGAATGCCCACGCCGTCCTGGATGACGCATACAACTACCTGCGGGAGCATGGCCTCGAAGCACACCACGTCACTGCAAAAAGACCGCCCTCCTTGGCCATCTTAGAGAATGGCGTGTCCAATGATGCCACCAATAGCATTACCAATGGCCACAGAAATGGATATACCAATAGCCACGCTAATGGCCACACGAACGGTCATGCAAATGGCCATACATACGGAGACACAAATGGCCACGCAACCAATGGCTATAACAGACATGATGGAAACGGCATGACCGTGTCTAACGGTACCGCGTGTGACGAAGCGGAAGAAACCCCATACGTTTTTACCTGGTCTGCCTCCGATTCAAACGGAATTGAGCGACTCGGGGCAGCATATGATGGCTACCTAAACCGAATCGACCCTCATGACGCATCGGAAGACCTCTTGCGCGATCTAGCATACACCTTATCCAACAAACGCAGTGTTCTGCCGTGGAAGTCTTTCGCGTTGGCTGGAAACCTGGGAAGTCTCAAGACGCAGGTACAAAATATGCCAAAGCCCGTGCGATCGTCGACAAGCCCGCGCATCAATTTTGTCTTTACCGGTCAAGGTGCACAGTGGGCGCGAATGGGTATTGAGCTTCTGAAATTTGAGACATTCCGGCAAAGCATTCTAAAAGCGGACTCCTATCTTAAAGGAGTCGGAAGCTCCTGGTCGCTGATCGAAGAGCTGCACAAGCCTGCGGATTCCTCTCAAATTGATAGCCCGGCGTTAGCACAGCCGCTATGTACCGCTCTGCAGGTAGCACTAGTGGAGCTCCTTGAAGGCTGGGGTGTGACTCCCTGGGGCGTGGTGGGCCATTCGTCGGGAGAGATTGCCGCTGCATTTTGCGCAGGAGCAATTTCCCGTGAATCAGCTTGGACAATTGCCTACTTTCGTGGAGCACTAGCTGCTCGGGTAGCAGAGTCAAAAACTGGCGACCGGggggcgatgatggctgttggATTGTCCGTATCCGAACTCCAGCCTCATTTCGATGAGATCTCGGCTGTCCATGGCAAACAATGCCTGTCAATCGGTTGCATCAATAGCGCCAACAACATAACCGTGACAGGATTGGACAATTCTATTGACGCCCTCAAGGTCCGCCTAGACGAGAGGCAGGTGTTTGCCCGCAAATTGAAGATCCCAGTTGCCTACCACTCTTCTCACATGCAAGTGATTGCCGAGGAATATAAGAACCTTTTGCAAGGTATTTGCCCACCGGACCAGTCCTCTCGCAAAGGAGAAACACCCGTATTTGTTTCATCAGTCACAGGACAACCTGTTCCAGTCAAACAGCTCTCTCTGCCCCAATACTGGGTGAAGAACCTCGTGTCAACTGTCAGGTTTTCTGAAGCTCTTGGTGAACTGTCTCAAGCCAGCCGAAATGCAGGGTCCAACACGCAAGTAGACCACTACGTTGAGATTGGTCCACATGCAGCTATGCAAAGAGCGGTGATGGACAATGTGCCTCAATCCGAAAATGTCAAATATGACGCAGCGATGCGACGAGGTGTCTCCGGACTGAAATCCTTGCAGCAGCTGTCCGGGAAACTCTGGACTGAAGGCTACCCTGTCAAGATCGAAGCTGTCAATAGTCATGGATCGAACCGACCGGCGAAAATGGTAGTTGACCTACCAGAGTACCCGTTCAATCATTCCCAGACTTACTGGCTCGAGAGTCGACTGTTCAAGAATTACAGAATGCGCGACAATATTCGACACGAGTTAGTAGGCATTCCCACAAACGACTGGAATCCGCTTGAGCCGAAGTTCCGCTTCACCATTCGGGTATCTGACCTTCCATGGCTGACAGACCACCGG TTGAATGGATCCCCGGTCTACCCTGCCGCGGGAATGGCAGTCATGGCTATCGAGGCTGCTAGGCATCTAGTCAAGCCTGATCATGCAGTTAGAGGATACCGCCTGCGAGACGTAAGGATATTCTCTGCCTTAGTTGTCCCTGAGACCCCTGAAGGGGTAGAAAGCCAGATCTTCCTACGTAATGCAGAGAACAGTCGAACCACTGGTGTCCAGACAGTCGAATGCAGAGAGTTCAACGTATATGTGTACTCGGACAATGAATGGCGGGAGGTCTGCGCTGGCTCTGTCGTCACGGAATACGAAGAGACGCCCGATGAGGTGTACGGAGGCGACGAGCGAAGCCTGACGAAGAATTATTACCAGACAATGTACCAACAAGCAGTTGACCGTTGCTCAGCGACGAGTACTCAGCAGGTCTTCTATGATGCTGGTCATAAGATTGGGTATGGCTTTGGTCCCCTGTTCAATACTCTTCACGACCTAGCCTACGATCCGGAAGGGGACCAAGCCGTGGCCGTCGTTGAGCCTGATGAATGGAGAGGTAAAGTTCCTGAGAAGAACTCTCAAGTCCAGCCGCATATCATTCACCCCACAGCCTTGGATGGGGTGTTCCAAGTTACGGCTGTGGCGACCACCAAAGGTGGAACAGAACTTGGCCCATTGCAGGCACCGACTCAATTGCGAGATTTCTGGATCTCGCATGATCTGTTTGAGCGCAAACCATCCACAAAATTGAATGTTCTGGCGCAGACCACGCTACAAGCAGCACGAGAAACCGACTCATTCATTCTTGCCATCAACTCAGATACGGGAGAACCAGCCATTGTAATAGAGGGCTATCGAGTGACAACCGTGTCTAGCCTTAGCTATAAGCCTTCCGAGAAACGCAACATCTTTTACAGGCTCGATTGGAAGCCTGATGTTGACATTATTAGCAGCTCGCAGACGGAGGCTTACTGCTTAGACAAAGAGACAATACCCGTTCAATGGAAGCCCTCTAAGAATGTGGTGACTCTGCACTACATGTCGGAAATGTTGAAGGAACTGGATGCTCAAGGCTACGAGACCTCATCCCCATACTTCCAAAGGTACTTGGCCTGGGTGCGATATCATTTCGACCTTTTGGGGGACAGcaatcctcttctccaagcacCATGGAAAGATATTTTAGCGGACAACAGTCGTCGCGAGAATTATTTGGAGGAGTTCGCAGCCACAGGCCCGGTTGAGGGTGCGGTTAATTCGTTCTGCAAGCACCTTGCCGCAATTGTCCGCGAAGAAGTGGATCCGTTAGACCTTCTCTTCAATCAAGGTTTGGCGAAGGACCTGTACAAGGACGAGATTTTCGTGACTACCGCCAAGCGGATGGCAGTATTCATGGATCTCCTTGCGCACAAGAACTCCAAGCTTGATATCCTTGAGATCGGTGCTGGTACTGGAAGCGGTACCCAGCAAATCCTGTCGGCCTTGGGAAAACAAGGTAGCGATCAAGGCGTGACTCCTCGATACCAATCCTACACCTTCACCGATATCTCTCCTGGGTTCTTTGAAAAGGCCAAGGCAAAATTCGCCGACCATGTTGATCGCATGACTTTCCAGACATTGGATATCGAGCGCGATCCAGCTGAGCAGGGTTTCACACCGGGTGGATACGATGTTGTAATTGCTGCCACTGTGCTGCATGCTACCCAATGTGTCAGTGATACTCTAAGTCATGCCCGTTCCTTATTGAAACCAGGCGGCTACATAATTCTCATGGAGCCAACCAATAAACATGACACCGTGCTTAATGGCATCTGGGGAACACTTccaggatggtggagatcaACCGAAGAGGACCGGAAGTGGTGCCCATTGTATTCTCGGGACGAATGGGATCACTATCTGAAACAGACCGGATACACTGGGGTGGAAATGGCAATCACCGACTTCCCAGATGTCGAGAACCATACACtcagcttcctcctctctcgaGCATCTCATGAGGAACCGAGCCAGGTTCAACTTCCGGATTCGCTCTTTATTGCTGCCGATACCGAGTTTCAACTCAAGGTTGCCGAAGAAATTGCTTACTACTTCTCCTCGACGTGGGGGAAGCAATGTGATATCCTCAAGCCTGTTGCTATCTCCGAGCAAACATCACAGTCGAATGTTTGCCTGTCACTTCTTGACCTGGGACGTCCGTTCCTAGCGGCAATGAGTGGGAAGGACTTTGCTCGCTTCAAAAGACTTGTGGACTTTTCAAGTCACATCTACTGGATAACAACCGGTACTGATGTGAACGCTGCACTACCAGAAAATGCAATGAGTTCCGGTTTTAGCCGAGCTGCAATGCTGGAGAAGCCTGGCCTTTACTGGGCTAATTTGAACATCCAGGACATAGCCTCTGCCGGCAAGACTATTTGCAGTGTCCTTCAGCGCTCATGTGGCGCGTCCGGGGTTGAGGACTGGGAGGGCGATTATTGCGAGACCAGCGACATGACGCTCATCCCCCGCGTGGTAGAAGCCAATGATATCAATGATTATGTCTACTCCCAGACTGGTGACCGGGACATCGAGCGAAGGCAGCTTGCCAGCGAGCCACATGAGGCTCTGGAAATACAGTTCTCTCCTGGGCAGCTTGGCAGTTTCCGGTACGCCAGGGATGAGATTCCAAGTAAGCCCCTCGCAGAAGACGAGGTGGAAGTGACAGTCAAGGCCACGGGAGTCAACTTTGCCGATGTGATGTGTGTACTTGGGCAGATTACCGACTCTTACATAGGACATGAATATGGGGGCGTTGTCCGGCGAGTTGGTTCAGCTGTAAAAGATCTGGCACCTGGGGATCGCGTCTGCGGCATGGCCTCTGGGACATTTAAGACGTTTGTCCGGAACAAGGTTCACACCACCATCCCTATTCCGGATCATATAGCATTCACCGACGCCTTCCCAGCGGTCTGGCTGACAGCGCTGTACGGCATCACACACCTGGGCCGCCTTCGTAAAGGCGAGTCTGTACTCATACACGCAGCCGCGGGCGCTGTGGGTCAGGCTGCCATCCAGCTGGCACAGAATATCGGTGCCGATGTGTTTGTGACAGTCAGTTCAACAGTCAAAAAGAATCTTCTGCAAGAGCGTTATGGAATCCCTGACGATCGTTTCTTCTCGAGCCGAAAATTGGCATTCGGTAAGCAGATCCTGCGCGCAACCAACGGTCGCGGTGTCGATGTCGTCCTCAACTCAAGCTCGGGCGAGGCGCTCGCTGAGACTTGGAAATGTGTCGCGCCTCTGGGACGGTTCGTCGAGATTGGAAAGCGAGACATCTACTCTTTCCAGAAGCTTGCCATGTATCAGTTCTCTAAGAACGTCACCTTCTCATCACTTGACCTTCAAACGGTGTACAAGAATCATCCAGCTGTTATTAAGCAACTAATGAATGAGCTACACGAGCTGCTTTTTGCAAAGAAGCTGGGTCCTCCTCAGCCGGTGACACAGTTCTCGCGTGGGGAATTTGAGTCGGCCTTCCGCTACCTTCAAACTGGCCGTCATATGGGCAAGGCAGTGATCAactgggaggaagaggcggaggTCTCAGTGGTGCCTAGTAACGACCCGGAATATGTCTTCGACTCCGCGGCCAGTTATATGATTGCTGGTGGTCTGGGCGGTATCGGCCGGAGTCTATCAAGGTGGCTTACCACTCGAGGAGTCAAGAATTTGATCTTACTGTCTCGCTCGGGCGCAGTTTCTGATGATGCCATCGAGCTAGTAAAAGAGCTTACAGAACGAGGCGTCAATGTGGCTACTCCCCAGTGTGATGTTAGCAACGCCGAGTCTCTGGCGAGCGCAATCAGTGATTGCAAACAGACAATGCCTCCAGTCAAGGGAGTGATTCAGGCCTCTATGGTACTTAAG GACCGCTTGTTTGACAACATGTCTCTGGCAGAATGGCAGGCAGTGCTCGACCCCAAGGTCGCTGGAACTTGGAaccttcaccaccaacttCCAGCAAACATGGACTTTTTTGTCATCCTATCTTCCCTGGGAGGTATGATTGGGTCGAGAGGCCAATCTCAGTATAATGCCGCCGCGACATTCCAGGATGCATTTGCTCGCCATAGATGGGCACACGGCCAGAAATGCATATCTATTGATGTCGGTCTACTCACGTCTGTTGGGTACGTGGCAGAACAGAAGGACGTATCCGAGCGGTGGGTCAACGCCGGTTTCGATGCCCTGTCCGAGAAAGAGCTTCACAGTGTTGTGGACTGGGCTTGTAATCCTCGCCTGAATGTGTAA
- a CDS encoding uncharacterized protein (COG:S;~EggNog:ENOG410PXWQ;~TransMembrane:5 (o12-33i45-67o97-115i127-150o162-183i);~antiSMASH:Cluster_6.1), with amino-acid sequence MVWAKAFLKTLYVADLFFMATISFVKLSVLAFLHGLFKISRIYRILNYVTAGLCVAWFLIVLFVNIFQCHPIHMLWDAMGAAEYCIASGRLWLGMELTNLFLDVMILFLPVYVVTRLQLSRTRKIQVTGIFLLGGLVCIASICKLSYLWIPATPQVVRAPETMVWSSVQLGVATLCACLPTYAPLFRVARGKMSTGKSPSPPYPYGSDNTPRNAPADGNHARGWRVVQDGPARPLPHLREAECRR; translated from the exons ATGGTCTGGGCTAAGGCATTTCTAAAG ACACTCTACGTCGCTGACCTTTTCTTCATGGCGACCATCAGCTTTGTTAAACTGTCGGTACTCGCCTTCCTGCACGGTCTCTTCAAGATTTCCAGAATATACCGCATCTTGAACTATGTGACAGCCGGCCTCTGCGTTGCTTGGTTCCTCATCGTTCTATTCGTCAACATATTCCAGTGTCATCCCATTCACATGTTGTGGGATGCGATGGGGGCTGCGGAATACTGCATTGCCAGTGGTCGGCTttggttggggatggagcTCACGAACCTGTTCCTCGACGTTATGATCTTGTTTCTGCCTGTGTATGTGGTGACGAGGCTGCAGCTCAGTCGCACGCGCAAGATCCAGGTTACCGGTATATTCCTGTTGGGTGGACT AGTCTGCATTGCCAGTATCTGCAAGCTCTCCTATCTGTGGATTCCAGCCACGCCGCAGGTGGTCCGGGCCCCCGAGACAATGGTCTGGTCATCAGTTCAGCTGGGTGTGGCCACGCTCTGCGCATGTCTGCCAACCTACGCCCCATTATTCCGAGTGGCACGGGGAAAGATGTCTACGGGGAAGTCGCCCTCGCCACCGTATCCCTACGGAAGCGACAACACGCCGCGCAATGCTCCGGCAG ACGGAAATCACGCGCGGGGATGGCGAGTCGTACAAGATGGACCAGCTCGGCCCCTGCCACATCTACGTGAAGCAGAGTGTAGACGTTGA